In the genome of Molothrus ater isolate BHLD 08-10-18 breed brown headed cowbird chromosome Z unlocalized genomic scaffold, BPBGC_Mater_1.1 matZ_random_MA35, whole genome shotgun sequence, the window TCGAACATCTGAAGTGCTGTTTTGAGTGGTATGCAGAATGTAGGAAAACAATCTCAGATCTTAAGTCTCTGTATATATTACTTATATCCTGGTTTATATATATTTTGCCTAGCATAAATGTATTCTgtattacaaagaaaaaaagaaattatgaacGCTAACAAATGCTTCTTATAAACATGTCTCTGTTACTGTGTTTTCTAAAGTGGGCCAGGATGTCATACATGTTTGCTTGTATAGCTGCATGCAGAAAGCTGCTTCTCCCACCACCCTCCTGCTGTTGGTATATTTTGAACCATATTCCGGCTAATGGGGTGTGCTTGCTTCAGTTGTCTCTTTTCTCCCTTGAGGAAGAGCATTTGTTGATAATGAAGATAGAGGAGCATGGTTCTCACAGTGGCTTTGAAGCAGAGGGAAATGAGGCAGTGGCAGTGCAATCACTGAAATTAAGCTCTTGCGTAAGAGTACTGACATTATAGGGTAGCTTTCTGTACATTCTTGTTTTTGATCAGCCTTATGCTGCTGGCTTGGCCACCAGCAATGTATAATCATATGCAAATGAGGTCTGGTATTGCCAAGTCAGATGAATCAGAACTGAGTGTTCCAGGAGGAAGATTTCTGTTCACACTAGTTCTAAGTTTAATAGAAATTTACTGTGACTGTATGTACTGTTGGGCTTTTATTAATTGTTACTCTATGCTTGCATTACTCTCattttaaagcagcatttaaGTAAGGAAGGAGCGTTTGAGAAGCAGGCAAAAAACAGAACTTTAAAGCCTTTATATACATTACTTTAATGAGCTTGAGAAAGTGACCTTTATCAATGTGGATTGTATAAGTGAACGTGAAACCGATGCCTTAAGGTTTGAGTTTCATATTatccagattctgtactgcattagtatataactctgaccttcatataaagtgttagcaaattctcttcacagtttagttagACAAAATAGTCCTTTTCCAAactgagaaccaaggacaccattgcagcttcaggcccaaaaagtattaacaacagcaaattgaggagagcaaactCAGAGGATCGTAGTTtattacctgaagctgtaattggacaattaaccccaatatgtaaatggaaCAAAACGTATAAAAGTGTGAGACGTCATCCCCAATTGCTCATTTTGGGTGTAGCCAGAGTCGGGCCccttgtactgcccaaggtatatcctttgaaggcctttttaataaatacctactttattcctttaacactgtctagCCTCTCTTTCTAggtagcctctcaaggcatcaaaACCTTTCTACCAAATATCTAAATATCTGCTGCAGATTGTAGCAAGGTAAGACAGAGAACAAGTGACTTAAAGtgcttccattaaaaaaactgaaaaaactaAATTGCATTGGTTGAATGTGTTTTTCATAATATTTATGATTAagtctatttttaaagtttccttCCTTGAATTCCTAGTCAAAAGCTGAGTATTGTATGATTTAGGCTGATCATTTCAAAATAATGTAACTTGTAAGTATAGAATAACTTGTAAGTATAGAATACTACCCAACCCTGAATTTCTTTTCTAACAGAGAAACATTGGAGACCCATAGTCTCTTTGGttcttaaagaaaagaaatcagtatTTATTTAGTGAAAACTAGAATACTTCAAGCActctccttttgtttgtttgtttgtttctgtctcttatttttaaaaggtggtttagtttttttgttGACAACTCAGGTTGTTTGGTGTCTTCCCAAGTGGGCTAAGTAAGAACTACAAAAATTAAACTTAGATTTTATTTGATGAAAAGATGGAAGATCAAAAATACAGAgaactaaaaatgaaattataagGGAAACATTATTTTACATACTAATccaataaagaataaaaattatatgcGTTACAATATGCATCAGCTACTTTGCATGTATCTCATGGTTTCATTTTTTGATGAGTCAGCATAGTAAACAACCACCTGTATGCTGGCCAGGAGCATCATTTTACTGACCAAGTGAAGGGGAAGCATTTGTCTGTGATTGAATCCAACAAGGGAGTCTCATTGTCCATGTGGAAGGCTGTAAATATTTTAGAGAAGTTATGGTCTGTTAAACACTTTTGTGTAGTGTTGCTTGGCAGAGAGATGTTAAATGGCCTTCTTTCCCaccattttatttcacttcCCCGGCTTGCTAAGTCTGCTCATACAAAATTCATTAGTCTGGTCAGACTCTTTACATTCCATGTGTCTCTTTTCTTTGTAGATTGCGTGCTCTGTCATGCTGATCTGGGACCTGGTCTGAGGTAGTCAGTTGTGTTGCTAGCTGTAGTTTCTTGGTAGTGCACTTTTGACAGTCTTCAATTTTACAAGGTAGTTTTCTGGATCataatagttttctttttaaacctgTCAATTACAAGACTTTAAAAAACTGGTTCCTGCTACTTGGAGTAGGGGCATATTAGTAGAAATTGATGTAATCATACTGGGTAGCTGAATGGCTTAATTTTTCACCTGTTGACAAgaacaaccccccccccccccccaatacACACACACTTTACTAGTTGTTTTGTAGGCTGTTGTTTTACATTACATTCTGAAATTACTGCACTGGCTTTATTAACTCAGTAATATCAATTCATGTTTTCTTAAGGTCTGTAGGATTATAGTGTATGTTTTAtgcataattttgttttcttgcatgTAATTTTGAGGAAGTAAATCTGTCCTATGCTTAGTTGTTTGTTACTCCATCTGAATGTTTTCTTATGTGGTGCAACAATTTTTTCATATTGCCTCCATTCTCTTTAGCTTAGAGGAGTATGGAATTTCTTGTAAGGAAcagcaaacttttttttccccttcagacTGCAAAGGAAGTGATGTAGACCTTATCTTTCACTCTTCACAAAGAGACAGTTGAAATAATTAAAGATGTCCTGGCTTCACACATGCTGGGCTATTTCACTTACTCCAGATGTCTAACAGGAGTAAGcaacattttgtcttttaagTGCAATTTATATGTCAAGTaatggcagcacagagaagggaaagtgTCAAAACTGGCTTGATATCTCTATACGGTATGTTTGACTCTTCTACAGATATCAACACTGCCATCtccattctgctttttcttgttGCAATTACTATAATTTTATCAATGTGACATATCTTAGTGATTCTTAACTAAAAAGTATTGCCTGCAGGCTTGGCATCTTGGAGGAAGAATCAgttctgaagaagaaaacatttactGAATGGACAGAAATTTAATGCTTatctaaaaggaaaagaaagaggtgTGTTGTAAAATCACTTCAGATTCTAGCTGAGGAGATAAGTAACAATAGAAATGTGAAATTACAGAGAACCAGATACTTTGTTAGGAGTAACTTACAGTAGTTCTAAAATAATGTGGACTTTCTACAAAGCATAAATGTTATCAAGGAAAAATgctcttcatctttctttttgttttcaaatactgAATAATTAAAGTTTGTATTGTATAAGTCACATTTCTTTCCTCAAAAAGACAGTAAGTAATGCATGTAACAGGAGAAATAACACtttatcagagaaaaaaaaacttaacaCAAGATTTTGAGTGCAGTGAAGCACATGGCAAGAAGTCATTTCAACAATAAATGATTTACAATGCATATATTGTGATATCAGGCCCTAGTGTGTCATGCAtatgtgtttttcatttgtCCCATGTTATGAAAAGGATATGAATAATATCTGACAACTTTGTGGAAGATTCAATaactggaaaatatatttgcaaaatGTGGGAATTTTGATGGTTTTACACTGAAAGAAATATCTCAAGAATATTAATGTATTCTTTGAGGTCATACAGGGATTTTTAATAGTTAATCTAGTATTTATCTTAattatttctctgctctgtgttttagACAATTTTCTTAGTGTTTATATGGATTGGGTCTGGTTACTTCATATGCAGAGCTTGCTTTAAATATACAGAGAATTGATAAAATCTTGTAAAATCTCATTGAATTTTATTCTGAAGGCCATTCTGGTAGGTATTTGTCAAATTAATTCTCTTGGTAAGAATTAATGCTTACTACGTTCATATACTTTGCATATGTTTTTAATATGTGGACCAGCAGCAAAGGATATGCCATCTTGTTCTTAGTCTCCTTGCTTAGATTAAATAATAATCTTCAATTATAAATTGTCTTGAATTGGCATCACTCTGTCGTCATTCTGTTTGAGGGGCAAGAAGACAAGCCAGCAGTGATCTGAAGAAGTAATCTTTTTAAACTGAAGTACTGTTTTTTCCAGTGTTATTACTGATGAGCTTGTACTTGTAAACAGCAGTGAACATAACAGAAGTTATCAAATGCTTTATAACCATAGAAATGTCCTAAAAATATTGTCAAAAAGTTTTAACTATCTGTTTATAGGTGATGGTACAGACGCTCACTGTGAAgctcaaattattttctattttttaataggAGTTTTCTAGATAAtgtctttgtggttttttttggcttttttcccagATAAGGATACAAATCACTTTGAAGCCATATGGCAGCTTGAATAACTGGCTTAAAAGTCTTGGGAAAGAAGAGCTGAACACCTACATGCTGAGTTTTGGTCCTTTGCTTATGGAGCTGGCCAGTCATTCCTGTCACTGGCTAGCAGTCTCTAGCTCAGTCCCTTTAGTTTTTGATGTTTGTGGCACCAGTTTCTGATGCTGCTGTTGCTTTCAAATGTTTGACAGATTTATTGATTTTGATACTGTTCTTcacactgcagcacagaatgggaGTTCTGCAGTTTCAGAACCTTAAGTACTTAGGCTGGACCTTGCTGTCTTGAGGACTTTCTGCTCTGATTTTCCTTTGTACTGTTTTACAGTGAGGGTAATTATTGTGCAGTGAACTGCTGACTCCTTCCCTTCTGCATAGTTACTTTTCCAAGTTGATTGCTCTTGGTTGCCAGAGCACATGCccatgtttaaaacaaaataaattaactttaaaaGTTGGGTTCTGAGAAGAGCAGCCTTTGTGTTACTTTCAGATTTTAAACACCAAAAGTGCATGAAGACaatcttcctccttcctcttctgtAGGGCACATACTGCTGTGACAAgtgatttgttttttctgggcgtgtttgtttatttttttgttttgttggttttgctgtttaTATGTGACTAGGTAATATGATTCATTTTCAGCCTTGCAGTATGTCCATTTTATTTATACGTTTTCTAGCatcatttcagtttcttttaacAGAACAAATTGAGTCTTTCTGAAAGGTTCCAGGAGAGATTTCCAAACTGCAGGGTAAAACTTGGGAATTAAGAGCAAGAACAGATACTTGGGTTTCTTGCCTAAAATCACAGGATAGCTGAAAATTGTAATGCAgaatttctgtgtgctgtgccTCCAGTAATTGTGGTTCCTGGTGGTACATAATTTCAACTTCAGAAATTGTCATTAATATCTTTGTCTCAGCAGCTGATGCCTCATCAAATTTACTGTTTCACTGCTGGATATGGTGTTAAAGTAGGAAACAACTGCTTCTGCTATTCTAAAACTGGTAATTGACTGCATAAACATATATTGAATTCAATTCAATGTCACGGGAAGCATTATTTAGTTGTGTGGACTTTCTGCAGTTTGGTGTCTGGTTTGCTTCagtattttaattctttatttgaCTGTTTTACTTGTTTTGATTGATTCACAGAATTGTTAGGGGTGGAAGGGATTTCTGGAGACCATTTAGTCCAATCCCAgaccatctagtccaaccccaGAATGCTTAACAGCTCATTGGATGAAGTATATCTGCAAAAGTTATGGTACGCAAAACTGGTAATGAAGAATTCTCAGTATACCACAACTGAGAATGAAAAGAGACCATTTAAGAGTAAAGGAACATTAAAATAGTCTCTCCATAATATAAGTCTGTTAATGGCAAATAAAATCCTCTTTAGCAGAACTGTGGGCATTTTGTTTACTCCTAATTTATTAGCATAGGGACCAGCAGGTTAACTGGGGACtaagcagggaaggagagataGGAACGTCAGACCCCAGTCACTTAAATCCAGGGTAAAACCAAGATTCTTTTGGTCTGGATAGGTGCAAAGGAGAAATACCAACCAGATGTCTTCAAGAGGTAAAAAATCACAAAGTTTACTAGTGAATTATCGAGGATGAGGAACTTTGTCAAAAGATTTAGTACAACATCAAACACCACAGCACAGACATAGCCCACTGAACATAGAAAATGTTTAAACCCATTTGGCATTAtcttctgtgaaaagaaagtTAGAAGGCAAAAGGGGGAAAGATGTAGAAAAACAGACATAACTACTGCCTTCAGGGTTCCAGTGGTGTAAAGCTCCAAGATGAAGGTAGAGTTAAAGAGCAACATGCTTGCGTCATGATTAGTCTTCTTAAAAACCCTTCCTACCAGGTGGGTCTTTCAGTTGCTCAGCCATTTAGGGGGCTGTGTTAGGCAACACTGGGGGGCTGCCTCCATTGTGCCATTTGTGacagacactgaggggctggggcagggcaccACCTCACCAGAGCAAGGCCTCACCCACCCCTTACTACATATTCCAAGCACCCAAGAGGTCTTGAAACAGATTTCCACTCTCTGACAGAACATTATTTGAATTACTCCTTCCCAGTCCCTTCACAGATACAAGGTTATCTTATATTTTGCATAAGGCTAGTATTTTCTTTTGCCAAGTGATAATTGTGCACAGCTCCCTCtctaatttaaaacaaattaatggAGATTGGTCttaatgggattttggggggtgtCTTAATTACAGAAGATGGAATAAAGTATTTCCTTGTTTGTTGCGTCGTTGCTACTTGGCCTGTGACGTTCCAAGCCTGAAAATGGCATCAAGTAGTAGCTTCAAAAGTTTGCAAACTCCTGGAAGTGTGTTTAAAGTCAGGCTTATTTGTGAAATATTATTGAGCTTTTGGATGTAGTTTATGATCACATATAATGAATTTTAGTATTCATTCAGCTTAACACTTGGATGCTaactttccttcctttgttgCCTTTAAACGTGACATAgttatgttgattttttttggtgaagtATATTGACTACAGTAGCTGACCTTTAGAGCAAAGGTGAGTCTGACAATGAAGAAAGCATGGATTTGCAGGAAATGAAGAAAGCAGGTCACAAATGTGACCTGTTTTGTGAAGTAGCTGTGTGGGTGAAATGGTTCAGATGATGCTGAcaatagaaatgaaaaggaggCCTTCTGGTGTTCCAGCATCTGCTGGTGTATACTTGCTGTGATGGTGACCATATCTTTTCATGTTAGAGGTGATAATAACTTGCAGTGAGTGCTTTTGTTTGTAAAGGCACCAAATAATGTATTTGGAATAGTAGTGAGGGAAGGGTAAAATGTTTCcaagagaaataggaaaaaaacaaataaatattgttTATTCTTAAGATGCTTATAAGAATCTAATGCTATATTCATTAAACACAGTATACTTTGTTAGAAATACATTAGAATCCTATTAGAATAAACGAGTGTGTGTTTGATTAGTTGTGAATAAGATGATAGGTCAGTTTTCCTGGGGAGGATGTGAAGACTGCTGATGACCTAATCAGACAGGTGTGGAATGGCTAGGATGCCATTCTGTGAATTTAGAGCAAGCTGTCTGCACATATGGAAGATGAAAGCATCAGATCAGGTACACTCAGATCAGGTGTGATCCAGGTCATATCTGAATGAGCTCATACTTTTTAGGCGTGTTTTTTGAAAGCTTTGTTTAATAATATTGTCAGTAGACAAATTACGAAGTAAAGACTGGGGAAGGTGCTGTGGATCTGCTAATGGATGTAGATGCTCCAAGAGGTGAGGGACTACAAAGAATCAAATGCAtcaaaaggctgaaaaaatgaTCCAGAAAGATGCTCCATTTTTATGTATGATagtattaatatatttttagctATTTAGAAATAGCAGTATCTTTATGGTATCTTTTATTGAAAAAACCCACCCAAGATAATTTTGAAAGACAGATGTCAGTGATAGGTCTGTTACGTGACACCATGCAGAGCTAAGACCAGGCTGAATAGGGATTTACTGGTTATGACTTCTGGGTGATAAAAATTCCTTTCCTGTGGTCCTCTTTCATCCCCTTGTATTGCATTTTCTGATCaagctctgttttatttttaggagCAAAGCTTTGTGTTTAAAATGGAAGTTGATGTGACTGGAGAGTCCAGAACTGCCCTCTCCACCCTCTCTGTGCCTCTTGCAGAGTTGAGTTCTGCAGCCAGGATGGAAGCAGAAAAGCCACGCTGTTCCAGCACCCCCTGCTCACCATTGAGGCGGACAGTTGCAGGATATCAGATCCTTCACATGGATTCTAACTACCTGGTTGGCTTCACAACTGGAAAGGAACTGCTAAAATTAGCCCATAAGTATATTGGAAGTGAAGAGAATAAAGGAGAATCTGGTCGTAACTTGGGCTCCAAACATCTTGATTCGGGACTTTCACGTTCCTCGCGTTTGTACAAAACTAGAAGTAAGTACTACCAGCCCTATGAGATCCCAGCAGTaaatggaaggaggaggagacggatgcccagctctggggataAATACAATAAAGCTTTACCATATGAACCTTACAAAGCACTTCATGGTCCCCTGCCTCTCTGCCTTTTGAAAGGTAAAAGGGCTCATTCAAAATCCCTAGACTACCTCAATTTAGACAAAATGAGCATTAAGGAACCTGCTGACACAGAAGTGCTACAATACCAGCTCCAACACCTTACTCTTAGAGGGGATCGTATGTTTGCAAGGAATAGCACATGAGCTATCATCTCAAATTTAGAAATGGTTTCTGATCTTTTGTCTCTTGCCGCAGAAATCCACTGTTGAAGTGTGTATGTGACTGTCCACATTGTAGGTGGTTTTATCAGCTCAGTGTTACCAGGAAGTAATTTATTTGAATACAGTCTTGGCAATGAAGCGTTCTGCAAATACTTGGAGAGTGAAATCTTTCCTGATTCAGCAGCTTCTGATGCAGATTTG includes:
- the MACIR gene encoding macrophage immunometabolism regulator isoform X2 translates to MEVDVTGESRTALSTLSVPLAELSSAARMEAEKPRCSSTPCSPLRRTVAGYQILHMDSNYLVGFTTGKELLKLAHKYIGSEENKGESGRNLGSKHLDSGLSRSSRLYKTRTWRRK
- the MACIR gene encoding macrophage immunometabolism regulator isoform X1, whose amino-acid sequence is MEVDVTGESRTALSTLSVPLAELSSAARMEAEKPRCSSTPCSPLRRTVAGYQILHMDSNYLVGFTTGKELLKLAHKYIGSEENKGESGRNLGSKHLDSGLSRSSRLYKTRSKYYQPYEIPAVNGRRRRRMPSSGDKYNKALPYEPYKALHGPLPLCLLKGKRAHSKSLDYLNLDKMSIKEPADTEVLQYQLQHLTLRGDRMFARNST